The following nucleotide sequence is from Bacillota bacterium.
TTAGCCATAACTAAACAATCTCCTCCAGACAAATATTTCCTATTAAAATATAAATTAATAACAACCTTATAAAGCGATTTTTTACTGTGTAGTAATATTTGATATCCAAAATAATTCAACCGATATTACGGAAGAACCCGGATGTTGCCGAAATATGCAGGATATATACTATAATATTCACCACATAAATTTAAGTTAAATTTTTGAAAATTTTTATACCAGTCTAATAGTATTTACATTTTGGATATTATAAATTAATTCTATAAGTTATTCTCTTCATTTTCATACTCTTTTATATAATTATAAATAGTCGCTCTACATACTCCCATGAGCTTTGCAAACTCAACACCTGTAATCTCATTCGCCTTCCATCTTTTATAATACCTTTCGAAATTTTCAGGGAGCTTTCTTTCAGGCCTTCCAAGCCTAACACCTTTATTCCTCGCAGCCTGTAATCCCTCCTTAACCCTGCTTTGTATTTTTTCGAGTTCTTTTTGTGCAATATAAGAAAGCAATTCGATCATAAGGTTATTAAGCAATGCAGATAATGTCTCATCTTCGACATTCAGAATAGGAAGATCCAGTATAATAACTTTTACACCTAAGGATTGAAAGTAAGCTAATTCCTGCTTAATTCCCTCATAGTTTCTCCCGAACCTATCCAGTTCTTTTTAAAGTATCACCTTTTTTAATAACAGCTTTTAGCGCTTCATATTGACTTCTGTTAAATCCTTTCCGGATTGCTTGT
It contains:
- a CDS encoding recombinase family protein, with product MDRFGRNYEGIKQELAYFQSLGVKVIILDLPILNVEDETLSALLNNLMIELLSYIAQKELEKIQSRVKEGLQAARNKGVRLGRPERKLPENFERYYKRWKANEITGVEFAKLMGVCRATIYNYIKEYENEENNL